In Streptomyces sp. NBC_01381, a genomic segment contains:
- a CDS encoding AraC family transcriptional regulator, whose product MYHTWMRYFTPSPAHHKLGLACLGVGLQHGLLPTVGPRTLDHHVAVVVSAGGGWFQGVDGRRTTVTAPALIWLTPGVRHHYGPDPDSGWDECFVDFTGPATATYTELGYIEPTRPVVPLSDAAGARAAVGRIARAARRGNPLLEVETGAAVHELLVALRRARADIAPDGDPVLQALARDAFQPLSVAEHAARHGMTPAELRTAVRRGAGCSPKDYLLGIRLGRAKELLAATELPVAAVARRVGYDDPAYFSRLFTRRVGMAPVRFREQQGRAVPGGWSQQIPDPDDPPILRSSGVGGAGAAT is encoded by the coding sequence ATGTATCACACATGGATGCGGTATTTCACGCCGAGCCCGGCCCACCACAAACTCGGCCTGGCCTGCCTGGGCGTCGGCCTGCAGCACGGCCTGCTGCCGACCGTGGGCCCGCGCACCCTCGACCACCATGTCGCCGTCGTCGTGAGCGCGGGCGGCGGCTGGTTCCAGGGCGTCGACGGCCGGCGTACGACGGTGACGGCGCCGGCGCTGATCTGGCTCACCCCGGGGGTGCGCCACCACTACGGGCCCGACCCGGACAGCGGCTGGGACGAGTGCTTCGTCGATTTCACGGGCCCCGCGACGGCGACGTACACCGAACTCGGCTACATCGAGCCGACCCGCCCCGTGGTGCCGCTGTCCGACGCCGCCGGAGCGCGCGCCGCCGTCGGGCGCATCGCGCGCGCGGCACGGCGCGGCAATCCGCTCCTGGAGGTCGAGACGGGCGCCGCCGTCCATGAACTGCTCGTCGCCCTGCGCCGGGCCCGCGCCGACATCGCCCCCGACGGTGATCCGGTGCTTCAGGCGCTGGCCCGCGACGCCTTCCAGCCACTTTCCGTCGCCGAGCACGCGGCACGGCACGGCATGACCCCCGCGGAGCTGCGCACGGCCGTCCGCCGCGGGGCCGGCTGCAGCCCCAAGGACTACCTCCTCGGCATCCGCCTCGGCCGCGCCAAGGAGCTGCTCGCCGCCACGGAGCTGCCGGTCGCGGCCGTCGCACGCCGTGTCGGCTACGACGACCCGGCGTACTTCTCGCGGCTCTTCACGCGCCGTGTGGGCATGGCTCCGGTCCGCTTCCGTGAGCAGCAGGGACGCGCCGTCCCCGGCGGCTGGTCGCAGCAGATACCGGACCCTGACGACCCACCCATTTTGCGCTCTTCCGGCGTCGGCGGCGCAGGAGCGGCAACGTAG
- a CDS encoding DEAD/DEAH box helicase — MNRSDRPARPARRRSTNARGKAPVAGGGQTKGAAKKSGRPKARPVQGEFALPESITPALPAVEQFADLDMPEALLKTLAAQGVTEPFPIQAATLPNSLAGRDILGRGRTGSGKTLAFGLALLARTAGRRAEPRSPLALVLVPTRELAQQVTDALTPYATSVNLRMSTVVGGLSITKQAGTLRRGAEIMVATPGRLKDLIERGDADLSQVRTTVLDEADQMADMGFMPQVTALLKQVEQGGQTMLFSATLDKNIDRLVRMFLTDPVVHSVDPSAGAVTTMEHHVLYVADETDKKAVALRIAAREGRVILFLDTKRAVDRFTKRLLANGVRASGLHGGRSQPQRNRTLDQFKTGQVTALVATNVAARGIHVDDLDLVVNVDPPTDHKDYLHRGGRTARAGESGSVVTLVLPDEKRDMTRLMSDADIRPNMTRVSSSDEELARITGAREPSGVPVVIEVPQQQAAPQRGRRRPAGGGQGGGQRRARSGGSQSPRGEGGQGQPRSTGGGSAAGGGGRRGGGRGGPSRRSAA, encoded by the coding sequence TCCTGCCCGCAGGCGCTCCACGAACGCACGCGGAAAGGCCCCGGTGGCCGGCGGCGGCCAGACAAAGGGCGCCGCGAAGAAGTCAGGCCGCCCCAAGGCGAGGCCCGTACAGGGCGAATTCGCGCTGCCCGAGAGCATCACCCCCGCGCTGCCCGCGGTCGAGCAGTTCGCCGACCTGGACATGCCGGAGGCGCTGCTCAAGACGCTGGCCGCGCAGGGCGTGACCGAGCCGTTCCCGATCCAGGCCGCCACGCTCCCCAACTCCCTCGCGGGACGCGACATCCTCGGCCGCGGCCGCACCGGCTCGGGCAAGACCCTCGCCTTCGGCCTCGCGCTGCTCGCCCGCACCGCCGGCCGGCGCGCCGAGCCGCGCTCGCCGCTCGCCCTGGTCCTGGTGCCGACGCGTGAGCTCGCCCAGCAGGTGACGGACGCGCTGACGCCGTACGCGACATCGGTGAACCTGCGCATGTCGACGGTGGTCGGCGGCCTCTCCATCACCAAGCAGGCGGGCACGCTCCGCCGCGGCGCCGAGATCATGGTGGCGACCCCCGGCCGTCTCAAGGACCTCATCGAGCGCGGCGACGCCGACCTCTCGCAGGTCCGTACGACCGTCCTCGACGAGGCCGACCAGATGGCCGACATGGGCTTCATGCCGCAGGTCACCGCGCTCCTGAAGCAGGTCGAGCAGGGCGGCCAGACGATGCTGTTCTCCGCGACGCTCGACAAGAACATCGACCGTCTGGTCCGGATGTTCCTGACGGACCCGGTCGTGCACTCGGTCGACCCGTCCGCGGGCGCGGTGACGACGATGGAGCACCACGTTCTGTACGTCGCCGACGAGACCGACAAGAAGGCGGTCGCGCTCCGTATCGCCGCCCGCGAAGGCCGCGTCATCCTCTTCCTGGACACCAAGCGTGCCGTCGACCGCTTCACCAAGCGGCTGCTCGCCAACGGGGTGCGAGCCTCCGGGCTGCACGGCGGCCGCTCGCAGCCGCAGCGCAACCGGACGCTCGACCAGTTCAAGACCGGACAGGTCACCGCGCTGGTCGCGACGAACGTGGCGGCGCGCGGCATTCACGTCGACGACCTCGACCTGGTCGTGAACGTGGACCCGCCCACCGACCACAAGGACTACCTCCACCGGGGTGGGCGTACCGCCCGCGCGGGTGAGTCCGGCAGTGTCGTCACGCTCGTACTCCCCGACGAGAAGCGGGACATGACGCGGCTCATGTCCGACGCGGACATCCGCCCGAACATGACGCGGGTGTCGTCGTCGGACGAGGAGCTCGCGCGGATCACGGGTGCGAGGGAGCCCTCCGGGGTGCCGGTGGTCATCGAGGTCCCGCAGCAGCAGGCTGCTCCGCAGCGGGGGCGGCGTCGGCCTGCCGGCGGCGGCCAGGGTGGCGGCCAGCGCCGCGCTCGCTCGGGCGGCTCCCAGTCGCCCCGGGGCGAGGGCGGCCAGGGCCAGCCCCGGTCCACCGGCGGTGGTTCCGCCGCGGGGGGCGGCGGCCGACGCGGCGGCGGCCGGGGCGGCCCCTCGCGCCGCAGCGCGGCGTAG
- a CDS encoding endo-alpha-N-acetylgalactosaminidase family protein, whose product MVSSETSGPSRRTVVATGALAGVGVAVGLGGTAFAGPAAGETVIRSSTLEVRVATDFPRIVSYRDRATNAVLYAQSDTVTTLLIDEKEHTPKVTHTAGDDRVAYVLTLTGGTTVAVEIAVEGRQVHWRVTEIADTDGLRVGTLRVPGLALLSVRSDQAGATLLAAKVQLDKAKSGDTEVRPAPDGAAEAATGCAYAVVAHDRLGGAVETNTVWDKPTTEAGTTWENGRLWRETVKRDGYVEARLTPGQWTHRAATAPAGDTEPLPYATVVVTGDRNGDGKVDWQDAAIAFRDIMVNPLGADEQHLRVVPHIPFNFASQATNPFLMTLDNVKRISLATDGLRQYTLLKGYQSEGHDSAHPDYADNYNTRAGGLDDLNTLVREGKKWNSDFSVHVNATESYPVANAFSDTLVDKANEQWDWLDQSYRIDQRRDLVSGDIIKRFADLRAQTDKALNTLYIDVFRESGWTSDRLQRAFREQGWIVTSEWGHGFERSSVWSHWATEPDYGGDTSRGINSRLIRFIRNHQKDVFADKWPTLLGIARMGNFEGWVGKTDWTYFYDLIWTESLPAKYLQAHPIKSWGEHEITFFGEAGTTVSDTGGTRRITTDGRVVYDGGSYLLPWEPRKATDPAKLYHYNPKGGSGSWRLPKGWAGLSKVALYRLTDQGRVFVADVPVRGGGEVTLDAEAKQPYVLYRSRAEAVPDPEWGQGTPLHDPGFNSGSLDGWKVSGPASVELSDLGDHELVIASGGAAAVARRLSRLKAGTYVASVQVEVGAKAGEERRASLEVRTADGVSAANWTRTSTAGNFVAADRKHGTRFQRMFTYFTVPDGGGAAELTLRAEAGKARVRFDNVRVVASGRPAKLPRGVLAHEDFEHVPQGWGPFVKGDAGDVTDPRTHIAQRHAPYTQRGWNGKAIDDVVDGANSLKSRGENAGLVYRTVPHTVRFAAGRRYRVSFRYENEKAGQYVWVTGVDAPGPRETDRKELPVATEPTTLTYEFTAPAKGEAWVGLRKTGDDSKAEFVLDGFEVREV is encoded by the coding sequence ATGGTGTCGTCAGAAACGTCCGGGCCGAGCCGCAGAACCGTCGTCGCCACGGGAGCGCTGGCCGGTGTCGGCGTCGCCGTGGGCCTCGGCGGCACCGCGTTCGCCGGGCCCGCGGCGGGCGAGACCGTCATCCGCTCCAGCACGCTGGAGGTGCGCGTCGCCACCGACTTCCCGCGCATCGTGTCGTACAGGGACCGGGCCACGAACGCGGTCCTGTACGCCCAGTCGGACACCGTCACTACGCTCCTGATCGACGAGAAGGAGCACACTCCGAAGGTCACCCACACCGCCGGTGACGACCGTGTCGCGTACGTCCTCACGCTCACCGGCGGCACCACCGTCGCCGTCGAGATCGCCGTCGAGGGCCGGCAGGTGCACTGGCGGGTGACGGAGATCGCCGACACCGACGGGCTGCGCGTGGGCACCCTCCGCGTCCCCGGCCTCGCCCTGCTCTCCGTACGCAGCGACCAGGCGGGCGCCACGCTGCTCGCCGCCAAGGTCCAGCTGGACAAGGCCAAGAGCGGCGACACCGAGGTCAGGCCGGCGCCGGACGGCGCCGCGGAGGCGGCCACCGGATGCGCGTACGCGGTGGTCGCGCACGACAGGCTCGGCGGCGCGGTCGAGACCAACACCGTCTGGGACAAGCCCACCACCGAGGCCGGCACGACCTGGGAGAACGGCCGCCTCTGGCGGGAGACCGTCAAGCGGGACGGGTATGTGGAGGCCCGGCTCACGCCCGGCCAGTGGACGCACCGCGCGGCGACCGCGCCCGCCGGGGACACCGAGCCCCTTCCGTACGCCACCGTCGTCGTCACCGGCGACCGCAACGGCGACGGCAAGGTCGACTGGCAGGACGCCGCCATCGCCTTCCGCGACATCATGGTGAACCCGCTGGGCGCCGACGAGCAGCACCTGAGGGTCGTCCCGCACATCCCCTTCAACTTCGCATCGCAGGCGACGAACCCGTTCCTGATGACCCTGGACAACGTCAAACGGATCAGTCTCGCCACGGACGGCCTGCGGCAGTACACGCTGCTCAAGGGCTACCAGTCCGAGGGCCACGACTCGGCGCACCCCGACTACGCGGACAACTACAACACCCGCGCGGGCGGCCTGGACGACCTCAACACCCTGGTCCGCGAGGGCAAGAAGTGGAACAGCGACTTCAGCGTGCACGTCAACGCCACCGAGTCGTACCCCGTGGCGAACGCCTTCTCGGACACGCTCGTCGACAAGGCCAACGAGCAGTGGGACTGGCTCGACCAGAGCTACCGCATCGACCAGCGCCGCGACCTGGTCTCCGGCGACATCATCAAGCGCTTCGCCGATCTGCGCGCCCAGACCGACAAGGCCCTCAACACCCTCTACATCGACGTGTTCCGGGAGTCCGGCTGGACCTCCGACCGGCTCCAGCGGGCCTTCCGCGAGCAGGGCTGGATCGTCACGTCGGAGTGGGGCCACGGCTTCGAGCGCTCGTCGGTCTGGTCGCACTGGGCCACCGAGCCCGACTACGGCGGCGACACGTCGCGCGGCATCAACTCCCGCCTGATCCGCTTCATCCGCAACCACCAGAAGGACGTCTTCGCCGACAAGTGGCCCACGCTGCTCGGCATCGCCCGCATGGGCAACTTCGAGGGCTGGGTCGGCAAGACGGACTGGACGTACTTCTACGACCTGATCTGGACCGAATCACTGCCCGCCAAGTACCTCCAGGCGCACCCCATCAAGTCCTGGGGCGAGCACGAGATCACCTTCTTCGGAGAGGCCGGGACGACCGTCTCCGACACCGGCGGCACCCGGCGCATCACGACCGACGGCCGTGTCGTCTACGACGGGGGCAGCTATCTGCTCCCCTGGGAGCCGCGCAAGGCGACGGATCCCGCCAAGTTGTACCACTACAACCCCAAGGGCGGCAGCGGCAGTTGGCGGCTGCCGAAGGGCTGGGCGGGTCTGTCCAAGGTCGCCCTGTACCGGCTCACCGACCAGGGGCGGGTCTTCGTCGCGGACGTCCCGGTGCGCGGGGGCGGTGAGGTGACGCTCGACGCCGAGGCAAAGCAGCCCTACGTCCTCTACCGCTCGCGCGCCGAGGCCGTGCCCGACCCGGAGTGGGGGCAGGGGACGCCACTGCACGACCCGGGCTTCAACTCCGGTTCCCTGGACGGCTGGAAGGTGTCCGGACCCGCGTCCGTCGAGCTCAGCGACCTTGGCGACCACGAGCTGGTGATCGCATCGGGCGGCGCGGCGGCCGTCGCCCGGCGGCTGAGCCGGCTGAAGGCGGGGACGTACGTCGCGTCCGTGCAGGTGGAGGTGGGCGCGAAGGCGGGTGAGGAACGCAGGGCGAGCCTGGAGGTGCGCACGGCGGACGGGGTCTCGGCGGCGAACTGGACGCGGACGTCCACGGCGGGGAACTTCGTGGCCGCCGATCGCAAGCACGGGACGCGCTTCCAGCGCATGTTCACTTACTTCACCGTGCCCGATGGCGGTGGGGCGGCGGAGTTGACGCTGCGGGCCGAGGCGGGGAAGGCGCGCGTGCGGTTCGACAACGTACGGGTCGTCGCGAGCGGCCGTCCGGCGAAGCTGCCCCGCGGTGTCCTCGCCCACGAGGACTTCGAGCATGTCCCGCAGGGGTGGGGGCCGTTCGTGAAGGGCGACGCGGGCGATGTCACCGATCCGCGTACGCATATCGCGCAGCGGCACGCGCCGTACACGCAGCGGGGCTGGAACGGGAAGGCGATCGACGACGTCGTCGACGGCGCGAACTCCCTGAAGTCGCGGGGGGAGAACGCGGGTCTTGTGTACCGGACGGTGCCGCATACCGTCCGCTTCGCGGCGGGGCGGCGCTACCGGGTCTCTTTCCGGTACGAGAACGAGAAGGCGGGGCAGTACGTGTGGGTGACGGGGGTGGACGCGCCGGGCCCGCGTGAGACGGACCGGAAGGAACTTCCGGTGGCCACGGAGCCGACGACCCTCACGTACGAGTTCACGGCTCCCGCCAAGGGGGAGGCGTGGGTGGGCCTTCGCAAGACGGGGGACGACAGCAAGGCGGAGTTCGTCCTGGACGGCTTCGAGGTGCGGGAGGTGTAG
- a CDS encoding trypsin-like serine protease has translation MNTKLRGVTRAATLGAIALATAVSLQPAAQAAPHPGPNPGERVVGGTPAEQGEFPFMVRLSMGCGGALYAQDIVLTAAHCVDGSGDNTSITATGGVVDLESPDAINVKSTKVLQAPGYNGKGKDWALIKLEKPIDQPTLKIAKDDKLNNGDFDIAGWGADKEGGEQQRYLLKAKVPFVSDDDCKAAYGDQLTPGEELCAGLPEGGTDTCQGDSGGPMFRKDEAGEYIQVGIVSWGEGCARPKFPGVYTEVSTFAADIEKAASEL, from the coding sequence TTGAACACCAAGCTGCGTGGAGTGACAAGAGCCGCCACCCTCGGTGCCATCGCCCTTGCGACCGCCGTAAGCCTCCAGCCCGCCGCCCAGGCGGCCCCGCACCCCGGCCCCAACCCGGGTGAGCGTGTAGTCGGCGGAACCCCCGCCGAGCAGGGTGAATTCCCGTTCATGGTCCGTCTGTCGATGGGCTGTGGCGGCGCGCTGTACGCCCAGGACATCGTGCTGACCGCCGCCCACTGTGTGGACGGCTCCGGCGACAACACCAGCATCACCGCCACCGGTGGCGTCGTGGACCTCGAGAGCCCCGACGCGATCAACGTGAAGTCCACCAAGGTCCTGCAGGCGCCCGGCTACAACGGCAAGGGCAAGGACTGGGCGCTCATCAAGCTCGAGAAGCCGATCGACCAGCCCACCCTGAAGATCGCCAAGGACGACAAGCTCAACAACGGCGACTTCGACATCGCCGGCTGGGGCGCCGACAAGGAGGGCGGCGAGCAGCAGCGTTACCTGCTCAAGGCCAAGGTGCCGTTCGTCAGCGACGACGACTGCAAGGCCGCGTACGGCGACCAGCTCACGCCCGGCGAGGAGCTCTGCGCCGGCCTCCCCGAGGGCGGCACGGACACCTGCCAGGGTGACTCGGGCGGCCCCATGTTCCGCAAGGACGAGGCGGGCGAGTACATCCAGGTGGGCATCGTCAGCTGGGGCGAAGGCTGCGCGCGGCCCAAGTTCCCCGGTGTCTACACCGAGGTGTCGACCTTCGCCGCGGACATAGAGAAGGCGGCGTCGGAGCTCTGA
- a CDS encoding pentapeptide repeat-containing protein, with the protein MGRSQREHGTEPNLQTRPQLPVVDDLRADCGSCFGLCCVALTFAKSSDFPVNKAAGTPCTNLQQDFRCGIHQDLRQRGYSGCTVYDCFGAGQKVSQGTFDGVDWQQGGKGAAREMFDVFPVMRQLHELLWYLTEAAQLPQARPIRTDIERALAETERLTQGTPAEVAATDVAAHREGVGALLLRVSELARADIRRKKKDRRGADLFGAKLKGADLRGVSLRGAYLIAADLRGADLRQADLIGADFRDADLRGADLTGSIFLTQSQVNAAKGDAATKLPPALNRPSHWDGK; encoded by the coding sequence ATGGGTCGCAGCCAGCGTGAGCACGGGACCGAGCCGAACCTCCAGACCCGGCCTCAGCTCCCCGTGGTCGACGACCTCCGTGCCGACTGCGGCAGCTGTTTCGGGCTCTGCTGTGTGGCCCTCACCTTTGCCAAGTCCTCGGACTTTCCCGTCAACAAGGCCGCCGGTACCCCCTGCACCAACCTCCAGCAGGACTTCCGCTGCGGCATCCATCAGGATCTCCGTCAGCGGGGCTACTCCGGCTGCACCGTCTACGACTGCTTCGGTGCGGGCCAGAAGGTCTCCCAGGGCACGTTCGACGGCGTCGACTGGCAGCAGGGCGGCAAGGGTGCCGCCCGCGAGATGTTCGACGTGTTCCCCGTGATGCGCCAACTCCACGAACTGCTCTGGTACTTGACCGAGGCGGCCCAGCTACCCCAGGCCCGTCCCATCAGGACGGACATCGAGCGCGCGCTCGCGGAGACCGAGCGCCTCACCCAGGGCACCCCCGCCGAAGTCGCCGCGACGGACGTCGCCGCGCACCGCGAGGGCGTCGGCGCCCTTCTCCTGCGCGTCAGTGAACTCGCGCGCGCGGACATCCGCCGGAAGAAGAAGGACCGCAGGGGAGCCGACCTGTTCGGCGCCAAGCTGAAGGGCGCCGACCTGCGCGGTGTCAGCCTCCGCGGCGCCTACCTCATCGCGGCGGACCTCCGCGGCGCGGACCTCAGGCAAGCCGACCTCATCGGCGCGGACTTCAGGGACGCCGACCTGCGCGGAGCGGACCTCACCGGCAGCATCTTCCTGACCCAGTCGCAGGTGAACGCGGCGAAGGGCGACGCGGCCACCAAGCTGCCGCCGGCGTTGAACCGGCCCTCGCACTGGGACGGGAAGTAG
- a CDS encoding beta-galactosidase family protein translates to MAEFRVGEDDFELDGRPVRLLSGALHYFRVHEAQWGHRLAMLRAMGLNCVETYVPWNLHEPHPGEYHDVQALGRFLDAAAEAGLWAIVRPGPYICAEWENGGLPHWVTGAVGARARTRDEEYLEYVDRWFDRLLEEVVPRQHDRGGPVIMVQVENEYGSYGSDALYLRHLTDLLHAAGVTVPLFTSDGPEDHMLTGGSVPGVLATANFGSGARAAFETLRRHRPKGPLMCMEFWCGWFDHWGAEHVVRDAADAARALREILECGASVNLYMAHGGTNFAGWAGANRGGGALHDGVLEPDVTSYDYDAPIDEFGRPTAKFWAFREVLAPYADGPLPDLPPQPPALAAPVATELGEWSPLSAVMESLGGPVVERAVPPTFEELDIDRGLVGYALTVPGPRRPLPLSVRGLRDLAVVYVDGTRTGVLTEDAPTLPEPVAGHARVELWVESLGRVNYGPRTGETKGITGGILHERQYLHGVRAQGLRLDAFEVASAVRGVPATGAAGAGRPGLYRGTLDLRSPGDASLELPGWTRGFVWLNGFNLGRYWTVGPQASLYVPGPVLREGANEVWVLELERAGGEVELG, encoded by the coding sequence ATGGCCGAGTTCAGGGTGGGCGAGGACGATTTCGAGCTGGACGGGCGGCCCGTACGGCTGCTCTCCGGGGCGCTGCACTACTTCCGGGTGCACGAGGCACAGTGGGGGCATCGGCTCGCGATGCTGCGCGCGATGGGGCTCAACTGCGTGGAGACGTACGTCCCGTGGAACCTGCACGAGCCGCACCCCGGCGAGTACCACGACGTCCAGGCACTCGGCCGCTTCCTGGACGCCGCCGCGGAGGCGGGCCTGTGGGCGATCGTCCGGCCGGGCCCGTACATCTGCGCCGAGTGGGAGAACGGCGGCCTTCCGCACTGGGTGACCGGGGCCGTGGGGGCACGCGCGCGTACCCGCGACGAGGAGTACCTGGAGTACGTGGACCGCTGGTTCGACCGCCTTCTGGAGGAGGTCGTGCCCCGCCAGCACGACCGGGGCGGCCCCGTGATCATGGTGCAGGTGGAGAACGAGTACGGCAGCTACGGCTCGGACGCCCTCTACTTGCGCCACCTCACCGACCTGCTCCACGCGGCGGGCGTGACCGTCCCCCTGTTCACCTCCGACGGCCCCGAGGACCACATGCTCACCGGCGGCTCGGTCCCCGGTGTCCTGGCGACGGCCAACTTCGGCTCGGGGGCGCGGGCCGCCTTCGAGACCCTGCGCAGGCACCGCCCCAAGGGGCCGCTGATGTGCATGGAGTTCTGGTGCGGCTGGTTCGACCACTGGGGCGCGGAGCACGTCGTACGGGACGCGGCGGACGCGGCTCGCGCCCTGCGCGAAATCCTGGAGTGCGGAGCCTCGGTGAACCTCTACATGGCGCACGGGGGTACGAACTTCGCGGGCTGGGCGGGGGCGAACCGGGGCGGGGGCGCGCTGCACGACGGCGTCCTCGAACCGGACGTCACGTCCTACGACTACGACGCGCCCATCGACGAGTTCGGCCGCCCCACGGCCAAGTTCTGGGCCTTCCGGGAGGTCCTCGCGCCGTACGCGGACGGCCCGCTGCCGGATCTCCCTCCCCAGCCGCCGGCGCTGGCTGCGCCGGTCGCGACGGAGCTCGGCGAGTGGTCCCCGCTGTCCGCCGTCATGGAGTCACTGGGCGGCCCCGTCGTGGAGCGCGCCGTGCCGCCCACCTTCGAAGAACTCGACATCGACCGCGGCCTTGTCGGCTACGCGCTGACCGTGCCGGGTCCCCGGCGGCCGCTGCCGCTGAGCGTGCGGGGCCTTCGGGACCTGGCCGTCGTGTACGTGGACGGGACGCGGACCGGTGTCCTCACGGAGGACGCCCCGACGCTCCCCGAGCCTGTTGCGGGGCACGCGCGCGTGGAGCTGTGGGTGGAGTCTCTGGGGAGGGTCAACTACGGGCCGCGGACGGGCGAGACGAAGGGGATCACCGGGGGGATTCTGCACGAGCGGCAGTATCTGCACGGGGTGCGGGCGCAGGGGTTGCGGCTTGACGCGTTCGAGGTGGCGTCGGCCGTGCGGGGCGTTCCGGCAACGGGGGCAGCGGGGGCCGGGCGCCCCGGCCTGTACCGGGGCACCCTTGACCTCCGCTCCCCCGGGGACGCCTCCCTCGAACTCCCGGGCTGGACAAGGGGGTTCGTATGGCTGAACGGCTTCAACTTGGGCCGGTACTGGACAGTGGGCCCACAGGCCTCGCTGTACGTCCCCGGGCCGGTGCTGCGGGAGGGGGCCAATGAGGTGTGGGTGCTGGAGCTGGAGAGGGCGGGGGGCGAGGTGGAGCTGGGCTGA
- a CDS encoding chorismate mutase, giving the protein MTTSHNTTDGYGSGATDEAVRAELSRLRDSIDNIDAAVVHMLAERFKCTQQVGHLKANHQLPPADPAREARQIERLRELAENAKLDPAFAEKLLNFIIAEVIRHHETIAKSS; this is encoded by the coding sequence ATGACCACCAGCCACAACACGACCGACGGATACGGATCCGGGGCGACGGACGAGGCCGTGCGCGCCGAACTGTCCCGTCTGCGCGACAGCATCGACAACATCGACGCGGCCGTCGTCCACATGCTCGCCGAGCGTTTCAAATGCACCCAGCAGGTCGGCCATCTCAAGGCCAACCACCAGCTTCCGCCCGCCGACCCGGCCCGTGAGGCCCGGCAGATCGAGCGCCTGCGCGAACTCGCGGAGAACGCGAAGCTGGATCCGGCGTTCGCCGAGAAGCTGCTGAATTTTATTATCGCCGAGGTCATTCGCCACCACGAGACCATCGCCAAGTCCTCGTAA